Genomic window (Leptolyngbyaceae cyanobacterium):
TGCCATTTTGTCTCAACCCCATTTACCTGGATCGGAAATAATTGTAGAATGGCGGGCATTAACGGTCAGCCTATTGGATCGAATTGCCGCCAAGATTCGCCAAAAGCTGAATCTGACTTCTGCTGAGTTACCCCTGGTGAAGGTTTTGCAAGGCGGAACTTGGACTGCTGGACGTAAAATAGCCGCAGAATTAAGAAAAGGTGGTACTCCTCCCATTACAATTGAAAGTGATGGTACTGTTTTCTAAATATTGATAAATGACAGATTCAAATTCTCCACCACCCGCCAAAATGAAATTATTGCTGGTTGATGACGAACCGCACAACTTGGATTTATTATATAGAACCTTTCGTCGTCAATTTCAAATTTTTAAAGCAGAAAGCGCCATGAATGCCTTAGAAATTATGGAAACAGAAGGCGAAATGGCAGTGATTATTTCCGATCATTTCATGCCCGAAATGAATGGTATCGAATTTTTAAGTAAAACAATCACCATTTTTCCCGATACAATCCGCATTCTTTTAAGTGGTTTAGGAGAAGAAGAACTAGAAAGCACCGGCGAAACAATTAAAGACGCTGAAATTTTCAAAATCCTGACCAAACCTTGCAATATTGACGAACTGAAAAATGTGATGCAGGAAGCTGTAGAAGCTTACCAAACACAGAAAGAAAATAAATAGGGTAAAAGCAGTAATGATTCTTTTTTTTACAAAATTTGTTTGATATCTGCGTAAATTATTCAATCTAAAATTTAAAATTTATAATCTAAAATCGAATGGCTGCTAAAGTTACTATCATAGAACATCCCCTGATCCAACATAAGCTAACCCTGATGCGTCAAACTGACACCAGTACGGCGAAATTCCGCAATCTTTTAAGAGAAATCGGGATGTTATTAGCTTATGAAGTAACGCGAGATTTACCCATCAAATATGAGGAAATTCAAACCCCGTTTACTTCCATGATGGCACCGATGCTAGCTGCCGAAAAAAAGATGGTAATTATTTCCATTATGCGGGCAGGACAGGGAATTTTAGATGGAATTTTAGAATTAATTCCCTCTGCTAGAGTCGGACATATCGGTTTATATCGAGATCCTACAACCTTGATGGCAATTGAATATTATTTTAAAGTTCCCCACGATATCGAACAACGGGATATTTTGATCGTCGATCCCATGTTAGCAACGGGAAATTCAGCAGTGGCGGCGGTAGATAGATTGAAAGAATATAATCCCTTATCGATGAAATTTCTCTGTTTATTAGCAGCGCCGGAGGGAATTGCTCATTTTCACGAACAACATCCCGATGTTCCCATCTACACTGCTGCGATCGATGATTATCTAGACGAACATGGTTATATTATACCAGGTTTGGGTGATGCAGGCGATCGGCTTTACGGTACGAAATAATTAAACTCAAGTCTGTAATTTATGTAGGTTGGGTTGAGGAACGAAACCCAACTGGTTAGCAGAGAAATTGTTGGGTTTCACTAAAGCTCAACCCAACCTACAACTTGATAATATAATTTATTCTTTTTCCCATTCTTGTTAGTCATGTCTTGATCAGAACCTTCTTTGCCAAAGGGGGCAAATTTTAAATTTCCAGCTAGAGTAGAAAATTTTTGAAAAATCGCGAACCCTCCGATCGCACCATCGTAAATAAGCTCTAAAATAAATTTGAAATGCACGATCCGATATGAGCGAATCCCCACCAAAGAAAATCCAGCAGAGCGCAACAACACTGCCACTGCGACAGGCTTATTACGACGCTTTTTTTGCAGCATCTAATGCCGGACTGCTGATTTTTGACCGCCAACTTCGTTACGTCCAAATTAACGAAACGCTGGCAGAAATTAATGGGCCATCTGTGGCCGAGCATATTGGCAGGTCAGTGCGTGAAGTGCTGCCAGAATTGGCTCCGACGGTGGAACCAATTTTGCAAGCAATCCTGGATACGGGCAATCCGATGCTTGACTATGAATTAGTAGGTGAAACGCCGAAACAACCGGGAGTAACTCGCTACTGGCAGGTATCTTACTATCCTTTGTTGGATGAAAATGGCCTGGTTTTTGGTGTAGGTGGGATTGTAATTGAAATTACCGATCGCAAAAAAGTAGAACAAGAAAGGCAATTGCTGGCTACAACGATCGAGAACAGCCGTGACTTTATTGGCGTTGCCTCAATGGAGGGTCGTCCGATATTAGTGAATCAGGCTGGGCTGGATTTAGTTGGACTGAGTAGTTTGGAAGAAGCTAGAACCAAACACATGAACGATTTCTTCATACCAGAAGATCTGGAGTTCGTACACCAGCGCATTCTGCCTACTCTAATGCAAGAGGGGAGTTGGCGGAGCGATTATCGCTTCAGAAATTTCGTAACAGGTCAACCCATCCCATTAGATTACACTCTATTTCTGGTCAAAGACCCGCAGACTAACGAACCCATAGGGATTGCTACTGTATCGCGGGATATTCGCGATCGCAAAGCAGCAGAAGATGTTCTCAAACAAAGCGAAGAAAGATTTCGTTCTCTAATTGAAGCTAGCGCTCAAATTATTTGGACTACCAATGCTGAAGGTGAATTCGTTAACGAACAACCCGGCTGGACTGCATTTACGGGACAAACTTACGATAAATGCAAAGGTTGGGGTTGGCTCAACTGTATCCATCCAGACGATCGATCTTATATTGCCACTACCTGGTCAAGCGCGATTGCTAATCGATCGCGATATGAAGTTGAATTCCGTATGCGCCGCCATGACGGGGAATACCGCTACATGACTTGTCGCGGTGTACCGATCTTACAAGCTGATGGCACGATTCGCGAATGGGTGGGAGCCAACACTGATATAACAGAGCGCAAACAAGCTGAAGATGATCTGCGCGAACAGCAAGCTGCGCTACGCGATCGCAATGCGCTGTTGAACTCTATTTTGGAAAGTACGCCAGACATCGTTGTGGTCAAAGATCGCGAAGGCCGATATGTTGCCCTCAATTCCAACGTAGCAAACTTTATCGGTAAACCCATTGAGGAAATCCTGGGCAAAGATGATTCCCAACTGCTACCGCCTGCCGTTGCCGTTTCTATGATGGCAAAAGACCGCAAGATCGTGGAAACAGGCATCACTGAGACTTACGAAGAAGAAATCTTTCAAGGTGAGATTGGCGGAACTCATTTAACTACGAAGGCTGCTTGGCGAGATAATCAGGGCAATATTCTCGGCATCATTGCCATAGCGCGAGATATTAGCGATCGCAAATTAGCCGAAGATAGCCTAAAACAAAGCGAAGAACGTTATCGATCGCTAATCGCCGCTACCAGCCAAATTGTTTGGACAGCAGATGCGGAGGGGCGATGTCCGGATATGCCTAGTCTCAGAGCATATACCGGACAAACAGTGGAAGAAGTAGTTGGTTTTGGCTGGTTAGATGCAATGCACCCAGACGATCGGGAACAAACGGCTCAGGTCTGGATGGAAGCATTGGAAAAGAGATGCTTATATGAAATAGAATACCGAATCCGCGCCGCCGATGGAAACTATCGCTATTTCCAAGGTAGAGCAGTGCCAATTCTGAATGAAGATGGCAGCATCCGCGAGTGGATTGGTGCTTGCAGTGATATCCACGATCGCAAACAAGCAGAATTCGCACTTTCAAAAGCCAAGGAAGCGGCAGAAGCAGCAAGTCGGGCAAAAAGCGAATTCTTAGCTAACATGAGCCACGAGTTGCGAACTCCGCTCAATGGCATTATGGGATATGCTCAAATTCTTCAGCGTTCTAAATTCTTACAAGAAGAAGATCGATCGCGCATCGATGTCATTTATCAGTGCGGTTCTCATTTACTGACTTTAATTAATGACATTCTCGATTTGTCGAAAATAGAAGCACAAAAAGTAGAATTAATACCGACGGATTTCCATTTTCCCGCCTTCCTCCAAGGTGTAGCTGAGATGTGTCGCATTCGCGCTGAACTTAAGGGAATTCACTTCCAATTTCAATCGACTTCCGAACTCCCAATCGGTATTCGTGCGGATGAAAAACGCCTGCGACAAGTGCTAATTAATCTGTTGAGCAACGCTATTAAATTTACAGATGCGGGCAGAGTCACTTTTACGGTCAGTTTTGCCAGCGAAGGAAAAATTCGCTTTGAAATACGCGATACTGGGATCGGTATCGCACCAGATCAACTCCAAACAATCTTTCAGCCTTTCGAGCAAGTTGGCGATCGCAAACGGCAGACAGAAGGCACCGGACTGGGACTGGCAATTAGCCAAAGGATTGTCGAACTAATGGGCAGTACCATTGAAGTTCAAAGTGAGGTGAGTGTTGGTAGTATTTTCTGGTTTGATGCCAGTTTACCTCCAGCCGATGAATGGGTGAAAGCATCTCAAACTGACGATCGCGGACAGATTATCGGCATCAAAGACCGCCAGCCAAAGATTATAGTAGTTGATGACAAATGGGCTAATCGTTCCGTAATTACCAATTTGCTCAGTCCGATCGGCTTTGAGGTAGCTGAAGCAGTTGACGGACAAGAAGGCTGGCAAAAAATTCTAGAGTTTCAGCCAGATTTAGTCGTTACTGACTTATTAATGCCCGAAGTAGATGGCTTCGAGCTAATTAAGCGGATTCGAGAATCGGAAAAATTTAAAAATATTATCATTATTGTTTCTTCTGCCAGCGTATTCGAGGCCGATCGATATAGAAGCATAGAAGCTGGAGGCAACGACTTTCTTCCCAAACCTATTCAAGCCACAGAACTATTACAAAAAATACAAAAATATCTTCATTTAGAATGGCTTTACGAAGTAAAGGAAGTGCCACCGCCGATCGCCTCATATACCGATGAGCTAATTGCTCCACCTGCTGCGGAAATGGAAATGCTATACGAGTTAGCAATGAAAGGTAATTTCCGAGAAATAATTAAACAAGCGTTATTGCTAGAAGAATTAGATTCAAAATACATTCCCTTTGCTAAAAGATTGCATCAAATGGCAAAGGACTTTCAAGATGAAGAAATTTTAACCTTTATACACTCCTACAAGTAAGGCTTATGACTTTAGCAATTCAACCAAGCGGTTCAATTCTTATTGTTGATGATAATTCCGCCAACTTAGGTGTCCTATCCGACGCTTTAGGTCAAGAAGGATTTGAAGTTTGGGTAGCAAAATCAGGAAAAAAAGCACTGGAAAGAGTGCAATATGCCTTACCCGATTTGATATTACTAGATGTCATGATGCCAGAAATGGATGGATTTGAAACTTGCCGTCGATTACAAGCTAATCCGGCAACGAAGCAGATTCCCATTATATTTATGACTGCGCTTTCCGACACGGCTAATAAAGTCGAAGGATTTCAGCTTGGCGCTGTAGATTATATTACCAAACCGTTCCAGCAAGAGGAAGTATTAGCTCGCGTCAAGCTGCATTTAAAGCTTCACATTCTAACTGAAAAATTGGCAGAAAAAAATACCCTATTAGAACAAAAAGTTGCAGAAGTCAGCCAAGCGTATGATGATTTACAACAAATGCAAATCAAGTTAATCCAAAGCGAGAAAATGTCTGGCTTAGGACAAATAGCGGCTGGCATTGCTCATGAAATTAATAACCCTATAAATTTTATTTCTGGCAATCTTGATTATGCTAGAGAATACGCGCAAAGCTTACTAAAAATTCTCCATCTATATCAAGAAGAATATGAAAATCCAACCCCTAGAATTCTAGCAGCAATGGATGAAATAGAATTGGATTTTTTGCAAAAAGATTTAATCAAGGTTCTTAACTCAATTAACTTGGGAACACAACGCATCCAAGAAATTGTTAAGTCTATGCGAATATTTTCTCGTCTAGATGAGGCAGAAGTAAAAGCAGTAAATATTCATGAAGGAATTGATAGTACGCTAACTATTCTGCATCATCGTTTAAAAGCAAAACCAGAACATCCTGAAATTGAAGTAGTAAAAGAGTACGGTCATATCCCACCAATAGAATGCCATGCTGGACAACTCAATCAAGTATTCATGAATATTCTTTCCAACGCGATTGATTCTTTAGATGAATACAATCAAAAGCGTTCGGTTGCCGAAATCAAACAAATAAGAAACCGTATCCATATTTCTACAAAAGTTATTAGTGATAACTGGGTTGCTATTCACATTAGCGATAACGGTTCGGGAGTTTGCGAATCGATTCAACCAAAGCTATTCGATCCATTTTTTACCACCAAACCTATCGGTAAAGGAACTGGATTGGGGTTATCCATTAGTTACCAAATTATCGTAGAAAAGCATGGAGGTAGATTATATTGTCAACCTGCATCAGGACAGGGAATAGAATTCGTGATTGAAATTCCAATTCAGCAACAAATTAGGCAAGCAGCTTAGAGGATGGCCTTTTTAGCTATAGCCCCAACCAAAATAAATGATAAACTTATCTTATTGGTCTTGACGGCAACTGATTTACTCTGCTATGGTTTATAATTGAACGCATATAGCAGAAAAAAACTTTCCGCCTAAATTATGTTATTCAACTCTAATTACTTTTATTTTTGGTTTAGTACGGTTCACCGGCAGTGATCCAGGATTCGTACTGGAAACCGAAGGTGAACCGCAGAACAAAATCTGCGGTTTTTGTTTTTTAAGGGTTTGTAGTAAGGACTTCAGTCCTCATATCCACGGGTTAAACACGATGACAGCATCTCTATTCAGTTGGTTTTACGGTTTTTACTTTTGGCCCAGAAACGGTTCCGGGTAAGTAAATGTCGTGCCAACGCATCACCACCACCCGGAACTGTAACAGGTTCCGGGTTTTTTTGTTAACTACACTTTTTCATTTCATAAGGAGAAACTCAAATGTTACAAGCTAAACTCGCTTCTCAAACTGAAACCGATCGGCAAACCGTTATCCAAATTTCGGATAAGGTAAAAATAGGCGGCAAAGACTTGATAATTATCGGTGGGCCTTGTGCAGTAGAAAGCCTCTCCCAGATGGAAGAAGTCGCCTCGCACCTATCTACCGCACCAGTGCAAGCTTTACGGGGTGGCGTTTACAAACCGCGCACTTCTCCCTACGCTTTCCAAGGTTTAGGGATGGAAGGTTTGGAGATTTTGGCAGAAGTTAGTCAGCGCTACAATTTACCAGTAGTCACCGAAGTCATGGCTATTTCACAAATTGATGCGATCGCAGCCTACGCCGATATGCTACAAGTAGGTAGTCGCAATATGCAAAACTTCGACTTACTCAAAGCATTAGGACAAGCAGGTAAACCAATCCTACTCAAACGCGGTTTAGCTGCAACTATAGAAGAATTTCTCAATGCAGCCGAATATATATTAAGTCACGGAAATCCTGACGTGGTGCTGTGCGAACGGGGTATCCGCAGTTTCGATAACTATACTCGCAACGTCTTAGATTTAGGTGCAGTCGCCGCCCTCAAACAACTAACTCACCTGCCAGTAATTGTAGACCCCTCCCACGCAGTAGGCAAACGGGAATTAGTAGCACCATTAGCAAAAGCTGCCATTGCTTGCGGCGCAGATGGATTAATTATCGAATGTCACCCAGAACCGGAAAAGTCCGTTTCCGATGCACGTCAAGCACTTTCTTTAGAAGATATGGTGCAATTAGTTCACAATTTAAGACCAGTAGCAGAAGCAGTCGGCAGGCGCATTCCTACTCTGAAAAATCAACCTCAACTTCTCGCAGCATAGCAAATAGGATGGGTATTGCTCATCCTATTTTTGTATACTTAAAAACCCGGTTTCTTGAAGAAACCGGGTTTCTGTTTCGGCTTATTCATCAATAACAAACTTTGACAATTTTTTTAGAAGAGGATAACAGTGAGTAGAAGGGAAGGTGCGTTACGCTAGCGCTAACGCACCCTACAAAGCTCAGGAGTAGATTTTTTAGGAAATATGGATTACTATTGAGGATGTCCCTTGCGTACCACATATTGAAGTGGATAGGAGGCAATGAATGATTGGCGTTATTTCTTTCATCACGTTCCCGGTAATTTAGAGAAAGGCACTTATCGCATTTTTGAACCAGAGTGGAAAGCAGAAATATTGCACTGGTTCAGTCGAGAAGATATCCCCAAAGAACAAAAAGAAGAGTTCGTTAAGGCTCTACTAAATTTCGATGACGGATGCGGAAATTTTTATCGATATCGAGCTTTTTTCCTAGCTTCAGAAGCTTTAGCTTATTTCCCAGAATGCAGTTTGGGCGATGCAATTGTCAAACAGTTGCTCGATTGGAGTTATGTCTATTTTGGCTGGAAAAAATTTCCCTTGCGACTGCACGATGCAGCAAAAGCCGCACTGAAATTAACGGACAAAAAACGGGTAATTGCTGCTTTTGTTAGCTTTCTCCATCATACTGAAACTCGGCTGGCTTTGCGATGGGCGGCTGAGAAATTGGGAAAACTCGATCGCGGAAACAAAAATGCGATCGCAGCTTTATTGCTACTATTGCAAGTAACTCAGGATTCATCCACGCAAATCAAGGCGATTCGCAGCTTGGGGGAAATTGCCTCTGGGAATGAAATTGCGATCGCTACTTTAATTCACCTGATGCAGACGACGCTGAATAAGAATGTTTGTTACAGTGCGATCGCATCTTTGGATAAAATAGGTTTTGGCAATCAAACCGCTATTTCTTCCCTCCTCGAATTCTTGCAGATCAACCGAGGCGATAACATCTGTTTTGATGCAGCTAAAGCTTTGTGGCAAATCGATCCAGGTAATGCAGTTGCGATCGATAATTTAGTAGAGATAATTGCAACTACTAGAAATGCAGTTCTAGTTGGAAAGGCTGCTAAATACTTAGCCGAAAACGATCCTGCGAACCTAGCTGCGGTTGCTGCTTTAACGGAGAGAATTGAAACTAGCCAGGATACATGGCTACTTTTTGTATCTGCTTTCTTCTTAGGCGAATTCGATCGAGGAAATAAACTCACTGACTCTACTATAACTCAAATCATTCAAACTACCGAAGATAACTGGACATCCTATCTTGTTTATGAAGATTTGGATATTGAGCCTGAATTTAGCCCGCACAATAAAATTGCGATCGCCGCTTTTTTGCAAATACTGGAAACCAGCGAAAATGAATTAAGACGTTTGAGAGCCGCTGAATTACTCTTGCAAATTGACCCTAGCAACGAAACAGCAATCTCCTCTATGTGGGATATATTTCAAAGCTCTGAGGATGAATGGAGGCGTTTGATATGTGCTGAAATTTTGCTACAAATTGAACCGAACAACAAAACTGCAATTACCGCTCTCTTGCAGATCCTAGAAACTACTGAGGATGAATGGAACCGTTTGAAAGTAATTAAGTTTTTGTTGCAAAATAAAGAACACCAACAAAAAGCAATTGATAATCTCATTAATTGGATTGAGACAAATGAAGATGAAGAATTTCTCTTTTGGCTAACTGGAAGATTAGGAGAACTTGACCTCGTTAACAAAATAGCGAGAACTCAGCTTGACCAAATTATCGCTATCTTTGTCCGCTTGATGCAAACCCACAAAGATAGCAATTATGAATCCTGTCTCTGCTTTAGAGCCGATTTCCTAAAGGAAATTCTTCCAAGTGATTATTTACCCCAAGTAATCAAATCCCTTAAAAACTATCTGAGCGAACAGTTTTACAAGAGCAGTTCTTATCGCTATGAAGCAGCGTTTAACCCGATCTGGCATTGTGCCGAAAACATGAATTATCCAGCTTTCTATAAAGCTTGGCACAATTAGCCCCAGAAACCCGGTTTCTCTGAGAAACCGGGTTTCTTTATCGTACTTATTCAGCTTTTAAATTAGCAATCTGTTGTGCAAACCAAGCAGCAGCACTACCATTTGTTCCCTCTTTCAACCGTGCCAAAGTTTCCTCTAACAAAGCAATAGGCAATCCTTCTAAAGCTAAAGATGTGTCGCATTGTTGATAAATGCCATTTGACTGCAACTGAAATGCAAATACTCTTAAACCTTGTACGTCAATTACCCAATATTCGGGAATTCCCAGATCAGCATAAAGTTTTTTCTTTTCATCTAAATCGGTTGCCAAAGTTGTATCGGAAACTTCGCCAATTAAGTTAGGTACTCGCCACCTATTCAAATCGATTCGGCGCGGTTCTCCTTCTTGCCAACGGGGATAGTCATCACCCAAATAAAGCACTAAATCCGGTGCGCCCGATTGTTTTGGTGCTTTTTCTAATAAGCAACCGCCTAGCAAGCTGTATATTTGTTCTGGTCTTTGAATGAACCAGAAACCAAATATCAATGTGAACAGTTCGTTAATAATAGCGTGATTAATTCCTTCCCAACCCATATCAATTACCAAAAGACGGTTTATATGAAAAAATAAGCGCATCCGGTTATTAGTTCGATCGTCGCGATAAACTAAATAATCTTCCCAGGTAGCGGGTTTCCAAAGATGCAGAATTTTTGCTGTTGTTTGGCTGACTATGGAGGCTGAGGCAGTCATGGTACTAACGCTGATATGAATCGTAAAATAATTATATCTTTTCTTTATATTTATAAATTTTGCGATCGCACATTCTTTTCATATCAGCGTACCAGCTATATTAATTAGTGTCTTAACTTGTAGGGAGAGCAAGTTTAAATTTTCACCAAACTGAAGTACGAATTTAAGCTGTCAGGAAACAGCATAATCATTTTACTCGTACCAATATATTTATGATGCCGTATCCCTACAAAACTGTTGAACGATTATTAATCTAAAAGACACCCAAAAGCAGATTTTTGCGTGTCTTTGATTAGTTTATGCTAAGCCGAATATTCTTCTATTAACTTGACTATTTCACGATCTTCAAATTCATTGGCTAATTCTAAAATTCGATCGATAAAAGCAGTATATTTAACATCTAGTTTTCCGATGCGTTGAGCTTCTGCTTCAATAGCTGCAATATCGCCCATTTTTGCCATTTCATATAATTTTGCTAATTCTTCTAATGGCGGTACTACTAATTCATTGTCGGTTTTACTAGTAGTAGCTATTATTGGAGATGGCTGATTTTGATGTTCGTATATCCATTCAAGATTCAAATATTTTTGTAAGTAAAAAAGCAGTTTATCTAGGTCAACTGGTTTACTAATAAACTCATTACAGCCAACAGCCATACTTTTTGCTTGGTCTTCATTTAATACGCTAGCGCTAGAAGCGATTACGATCGTATTTTGGAATGCTTCGGACTGCCGCAAGCGGCGAGTAAATTCAAAACCATCTAAAATTGGCATGACCAAATCGGTAATAATTAAATCTGGTTTAAATGTAGTGGCTACAGCAAAACCTTCTTCGCCGTTTTCAGCTTCCGCACATTGAAATCCTAAAGAATTTAGCAATTCTAATAGTACGATTCTGTTTACTTTTTTGTCATCTAATATCAAAATCTTACGCTGCTTACCAGCGTAACTAACTATTTTACCTTGTTCGTTGTTCGCAGCAGAATTTACCCATTCTTTAGCTTCAGCAAATTCTACGTCAAACCAAAATTTACTACCTACATTTGGCGTACTACTTACTTGAATATTGCTACCCATTAAAATAACGATTTTTTGACTGATAGCCAACCCCAAACCAGTACCTTCGGCACGGCGAAAATTAGCACCAGCTTGCTCAAAAGGCATAAAAATTTTTTCTAATTGTTTTGCTGAAATACCGACTCCGGTATCTTCAATGGAAAAGCGAATTAATGCGATTGTGGCGTCTGGAATAGAATAGCGATCGAGCAGTGTAACGTTAAAGTTAATATTACCGCGATCGGTAAATTTGATCGCATTTCCTAATAGGTTAATTAAAACTTGCCGCAGGCGTTTATCATCAGCATGAATTCCGATTGGCAAATCTGGATCGGCGTAATAATTAAATCCAATTGTTTTCTGTTCGGCGCGAATGCGAGACATTTCTACTACTGCTGACAAAAAAGAAGGAAAATGAAAATCTTTTGGATAAAGTTCCATCCGACGCGCTTCAATTTTAGACAAATCGAGAATATCATTAATTAAATTCAGTAAGTGATTACCGCATTGGTATATTACTTCAATGCTCTGACGATGCAAGTTAAGATCGGAAGCACGAGCTAAAATTTGAGCATAGCCTAAAATACCGTTGAGAGGTGTTCTTAGTTCGTGACTCATGTTAGCTAAAAATTCACTTTTAGCCCGATTAGCAACTTCTGCTGCTTCTTTAGATTCCCGCAATTGAGCAGTTCGCTTTTCAACGGTAATTTCTAATTCTTCATTGATTTTGACTAAACTTTTTTCTGCTTCTTCTCGTTCGATAATTACTGCTGATAAAATCAACGTGGTAACGGTAATTACCCCAATAAAAGTTTGTAGTAATAGCAGGGTTTCATTAAGGCTATCTTGATTGAATGAAGTATTTCCTCGCACTGCGCCTACGATCGCGATCGCAGATACTAAAAAAATAGCAGTAACTACCCCTTTTGGCCCAAATCGAAAAGCCGCCCATACTAATAAAGGGACTAGCATATATTCTATGG
Coding sequences:
- a CDS encoding response regulator; amino-acid sequence: MTDSNSPPPAKMKLLLVDDEPHNLDLLYRTFRRQFQIFKAESAMNALEIMETEGEMAVIISDHFMPEMNGIEFLSKTITIFPDTIRILLSGLGEEELESTGETIKDAEIFKILTKPCNIDELKNVMQEAVEAYQTQKENK
- the upp gene encoding uracil phosphoribosyltransferase encodes the protein MAAKVTIIEHPLIQHKLTLMRQTDTSTAKFRNLLREIGMLLAYEVTRDLPIKYEEIQTPFTSMMAPMLAAEKKMVIISIMRAGQGILDGILELIPSARVGHIGLYRDPTTLMAIEYYFKVPHDIEQRDILIVDPMLATGNSAVAAVDRLKEYNPLSMKFLCLLAAPEGIAHFHEQHPDVPIYTAAIDDYLDEHGYIIPGLGDAGDRLYGTK
- a CDS encoding PAS domain S-box protein, with the protein product MSESPPKKIQQSATTLPLRQAYYDAFFAASNAGLLIFDRQLRYVQINETLAEINGPSVAEHIGRSVREVLPELAPTVEPILQAILDTGNPMLDYELVGETPKQPGVTRYWQVSYYPLLDENGLVFGVGGIVIEITDRKKVEQERQLLATTIENSRDFIGVASMEGRPILVNQAGLDLVGLSSLEEARTKHMNDFFIPEDLEFVHQRILPTLMQEGSWRSDYRFRNFVTGQPIPLDYTLFLVKDPQTNEPIGIATVSRDIRDRKAAEDVLKQSEERFRSLIEASAQIIWTTNAEGEFVNEQPGWTAFTGQTYDKCKGWGWLNCIHPDDRSYIATTWSSAIANRSRYEVEFRMRRHDGEYRYMTCRGVPILQADGTIREWVGANTDITERKQAEDDLREQQAALRDRNALLNSILESTPDIVVVKDREGRYVALNSNVANFIGKPIEEILGKDDSQLLPPAVAVSMMAKDRKIVETGITETYEEEIFQGEIGGTHLTTKAAWRDNQGNILGIIAIARDISDRKLAEDSLKQSEERYRSLIAATSQIVWTADAEGRCPDMPSLRAYTGQTVEEVVGFGWLDAMHPDDREQTAQVWMEALEKRCLYEIEYRIRAADGNYRYFQGRAVPILNEDGSIREWIGACSDIHDRKQAEFALSKAKEAAEAASRAKSEFLANMSHELRTPLNGIMGYAQILQRSKFLQEEDRSRIDVIYQCGSHLLTLINDILDLSKIEAQKVELIPTDFHFPAFLQGVAEMCRIRAELKGIHFQFQSTSELPIGIRADEKRLRQVLINLLSNAIKFTDAGRVTFTVSFASEGKIRFEIRDTGIGIAPDQLQTIFQPFEQVGDRKRQTEGTGLGLAISQRIVELMGSTIEVQSEVSVGSIFWFDASLPPADEWVKASQTDDRGQIIGIKDRQPKIIVVDDKWANRSVITNLLSPIGFEVAEAVDGQEGWQKILEFQPDLVVTDLLMPEVDGFELIKRIRESEKFKNIIIIVSSASVFEADRYRSIEAGGNDFLPKPIQATELLQKIQKYLHLEWLYEVKEVPPPIASYTDELIAPPAAEMEMLYELAMKGNFREIIKQALLLEELDSKYIPFAKRLHQMAKDFQDEEILTFIHSYK
- a CDS encoding response regulator, with protein sequence MTLAIQPSGSILIVDDNSANLGVLSDALGQEGFEVWVAKSGKKALERVQYALPDLILLDVMMPEMDGFETCRRLQANPATKQIPIIFMTALSDTANKVEGFQLGAVDYITKPFQQEEVLARVKLHLKLHILTEKLAEKNTLLEQKVAEVSQAYDDLQQMQIKLIQSEKMSGLGQIAAGIAHEINNPINFISGNLDYAREYAQSLLKILHLYQEEYENPTPRILAAMDEIELDFLQKDLIKVLNSINLGTQRIQEIVKSMRIFSRLDEAEVKAVNIHEGIDSTLTILHHRLKAKPEHPEIEVVKEYGHIPPIECHAGQLNQVFMNILSNAIDSLDEYNQKRSVAEIKQIRNRIHISTKVISDNWVAIHISDNGSGVCESIQPKLFDPFFTTKPIGKGTGLGLSISYQIIVEKHGGRLYCQPASGQGIEFVIEIPIQQQIRQAA
- the aroF gene encoding 3-deoxy-7-phosphoheptulonate synthase, whose amino-acid sequence is MLQAKLASQTETDRQTVIQISDKVKIGGKDLIIIGGPCAVESLSQMEEVASHLSTAPVQALRGGVYKPRTSPYAFQGLGMEGLEILAEVSQRYNLPVVTEVMAISQIDAIAAYADMLQVGSRNMQNFDLLKALGQAGKPILLKRGLAATIEEFLNAAEYILSHGNPDVVLCERGIRSFDNYTRNVLDLGAVAALKQLTHLPVIVDPSHAVGKRELVAPLAKAAIACGADGLIIECHPEPEKSVSDARQALSLEDMVQLVHNLRPVAEAVGRRIPTLKNQPQLLAA
- a CDS encoding HEAT repeat domain-containing protein; its protein translation is MNDWRYFFHHVPGNLEKGTYRIFEPEWKAEILHWFSREDIPKEQKEEFVKALLNFDDGCGNFYRYRAFFLASEALAYFPECSLGDAIVKQLLDWSYVYFGWKKFPLRLHDAAKAALKLTDKKRVIAAFVSFLHHTETRLALRWAAEKLGKLDRGNKNAIAALLLLLQVTQDSSTQIKAIRSLGEIASGNEIAIATLIHLMQTTLNKNVCYSAIASLDKIGFGNQTAISSLLEFLQINRGDNICFDAAKALWQIDPGNAVAIDNLVEIIATTRNAVLVGKAAKYLAENDPANLAAVAALTERIETSQDTWLLFVSAFFLGEFDRGNKLTDSTITQIIQTTEDNWTSYLVYEDLDIEPEFSPHNKIAIAAFLQILETSENELRRLRAAELLLQIDPSNETAISSMWDIFQSSEDEWRRLICAEILLQIEPNNKTAITALLQILETTEDEWNRLKVIKFLLQNKEHQQKAIDNLINWIETNEDEEFLFWLTGRLGELDLVNKIARTQLDQIIAIFVRLMQTHKDSNYESCLCFRADFLKEILPSDYLPQVIKSLKNYLSEQFYKSSSYRYEAAFNPIWHCAENMNYPAFYKAWHN
- a CDS encoding Uma2 family endonuclease, translating into MTASASIVSQTTAKILHLWKPATWEDYLVYRDDRTNNRMRLFFHINRLLVIDMGWEGINHAIINELFTLIFGFWFIQRPEQIYSLLGGCLLEKAPKQSGAPDLVLYLGDDYPRWQEGEPRRIDLNRWRVPNLIGEVSDTTLATDLDEKKKLYADLGIPEYWVIDVQGLRVFAFQLQSNGIYQQCDTSLALEGLPIALLEETLARLKEGTNGSAAAWFAQQIANLKAE